The following proteins are co-located in the Podarcis raffonei isolate rPodRaf1 chromosome 5, rPodRaf1.pri, whole genome shotgun sequence genome:
- the R3HCC1L gene encoding coiled-coil domain-containing protein R3HCC1L isoform X1, whose protein sequence is MPLGRFVGAVNGIRQSKETERDGTRRRLRIRRSYTPTDYISQHSSPWRGGARRGRAEAAKAEATEPARPCRAPDLGSTMQPDTERTRIRPKKPDKALYVPRALRETAGSKTSTSLATRHGSEGSLSCSSGKEITKGCEGKPSPRAGRGLFHEDRDGVDAPREPRGTSSQGGSYSNAFCTRPKARKESHQKAESHRLPASSSFLATTPSALPSRHAESCTALSHTNLLWRMAELQLQPRRNEVDCSWEQQHMCPSAEQDAFSLQRTPHTGVSKQAGTLLTDQVGLSEGSVQTSSSERLSDEGEVGDGGLLASRESTMAPTSQGDSEPAGISEGDVSGSLAEGVPGGPGAHEDCLSACTGEGVSDPTDAGKGNTLVCPETVEPGGREGTNKSNSNQTEMSDGSMLDYTANKVPDQTEPKEGSGIKDANGSVAAQPEANEQSTLEHGEENESSIPSHAVEHMSDQIGVSFDNVSGNRDESPLIEAGGSGVAAGCNCSDSDYGTRDCHPSCVSEDEVGQGCGREHEEGGSISHHTCRCKGDVSGAEAAPATGEAMLGMGEQSAEGREAAGQSLGCASKKAACSAERVMEGARALSGDASVQKPSHGDVGMRWWHPSEAKAGEEAGWSEEPAGTSIDPATGNEDDGVADESWDALFNDDGDCLDPHLLAGLSPHRPHPAGLQEPRFDYYNYTPADLDLSDSELPHIIEIYDFPAEFRTEDLLRVFCIYQKKGFDIKWVDDTHALGIFSSPITARDALSTKHLMVKTRPLSQATRAAKTKARAFSEFLQPAKERPETSAALARRLVTGALGVRSNQSKAEREAERRQLQAARERKRLEMKQREDAWEGRE, encoded by the exons ATGCCACTGGGTCGTTTCGTGGGCGCTGTGAACGGCATCCGCCAAAGCAAAGAGACAGAACGCGATGGAACGAGAAGACGCTTGCGGATCAGGCGCTCCTACACCCCTacggactacatttcccagcattccTCGCCATGGAGGGGCGGGGCCAGACGGGGGCGGGCGGAAGCGGCGAAGGCGGAAGCAACAGAGCCAGCACGACCCTGCCGTGCGCCCG ATCTTGGCAGCACTATGCAGCCAGATACGGAGAGGACTCGGATACGGCCCAAGAAGCCAGACAAGGCCCTGTACGTCCCCAGAGCTCTACGTGAGACGGCCGGCTCAAAAACCAGCACCTCATTAGCCACCAGACACGGGAGCGAGGGGAGCCTCTCCTGCTCCTCAGGGAAGGAGATCACCAAAGGATGTGAGGGAAAGCCGAGTCCCAGAGCTGGGAGAGGCCTGTTTCACGAGGACCGGGATGGAGTGGATGCACCCAGAGAACCAAGAGGAACCTCATCCCAAGGAGGAAGCTATAGCAATGCCTTCTGCACAAGGCCAAAGGCTCGGAAAGAGTCCCACCAGAAGGCTGAGTCACACAGACTGCCCGCTTCCTCCAGCTTCCTAGCCACAACTCCCTCTGCACTGCCCAGCCGTCATGCAGAGTCCTGCACTGCCCTCTCTCATACTAATCTATTGTGGAGGATGGCCGAACTCCAGCTTCAGCCAAGGCGTAATGAGGTAGACTGCTCTTGGGAGCAGCAGCACATGTGTCCGTCAGCAGAGCAGGATGCTTTCTCTTTGCAAAGGACTCCCCACACTGGCGTGAGCAAGCAGGCAGGAACACTCCTCACAGACCAGGTAGGGCTGAGTGAAGGGAGTGTGCAGACATCCAGCAGCGAGAGGCTCTCGGATGAGGGAGAGGTGGGTGACGGTGGCCTGTTGGCCAGCAGGGAAAGCACCATGGCTCCCACGAGCCAAGGTGACTCAGAACCAGCTGGAATAAGTGAGGGCGATGTGTCTGGAAGTTTAGCTGAGGGGGTTCCAGGTGGCCCAGGGGCACATGAGGATTGCCTCTCAGCATGTACAGGCGAGGGAGTGTCTGATCCAACAGATGCAGGCAAGGGAAACACGTTGGTTTGCCCTGAGACAGTTGAGCCTGGTGGACGTGAAGGCACCAATAAGAGCAACTCCAATCAGACAGAGATGAGTGACGGTAGCATGTTGGACTATACGGCCAATAAAGTTCCAGATCAGACAGAACCAAAGGAAGGCAGTGGCATCAAAGATGCAAACGGGAGCGTCGCTGCTCAGCCAGAAGCCAACGAGCAGAGCACACTAGAGCATGGCGAGGAGAATGAGAGTAGCATTCCCAGTCATGCAGTTGAACACATGTCTGATCAGATTGGAGTGAGCTTTGATAATGTGTCTGGAAACAGGGATGAGAGCCCTTTAATTGAGGCAGGTGGTTCAGGGGTGGCTGCAGGCTGTAACTGTTCAGATAGTGACTACGGGACAAGGGATTGTCACCCCAGTTGTGTCTCGGAGGATGAAGTGGGGCAAGGGTGTGGCAGGGAACACGAGGAGGGAGGCAGCATTTCCCATCACACCTGTCGGTGCAAAGGCGATGTCTCTGGGGCTGAGGCTGCGCCGGCAACAGGAGAAGCGATGTTGGGCATGGGAGAGCAAAGCGCTGAAGGAAGGGAGGCTGCTGGCCAGTCACTGGGATGTGCCTCAAAGAAGGCGGCGTGCAGCGCAGAGAGAGTCATGGAGGGAGCAAGAGCTCTCTCAGGGGACGCCTCAgtgcaaaagccaagccatggggATGTGGGCATGAGGTGGTGGCATCCGTCTGAAGCCAAGGCAGGCGAAGAAGCTGGATGGAGCGAGGAGCCTGCTGGAACCAGCATTGATCCGGCAACCGGCAATGAAGATGACGGCGTGGCAGATGAGAGCTGGGATGCTCTGTTTAATGACGATGGTGACTGCCTGGATCCGCATTTACTGGCGGGG cTTTCTCCCCACAGACCACACCCTGCGGGGCTACAGGAGCCACGCTTTGACTACTACAACTACACCCCGGCTGACTTGGACTTGAGTGACTCTGAGCTGCCCCACATCATTGAGATCTACGACTTCCCAGCGGAGTTTCGCACCGAGGACCTTCTGCGCGTCTTCTGCATCTACCA GAAGAAAGGCTTTGACATTAAATGGGTGGATGACACACACGCCCTGGGGATCTTCTCCAGCCCCATCACAG CCCGAGATGCTCTCAGCACCAAGCACCTGATGGTGAAAACCCGTCCGCTGTCCCAGGCCACGCGAGCTGCAAAGACCAAGGCCCGAGCCTTTTCTG AATTCCTGCAGCCAGCCAAAGAGCGCCCCGAGACCTCAGCCGCTCTGGCCAGGAGACTGGTGACAGGCGCCCTGGGTGTGCGGAGCAACCAAAGCAAGGCCGAGCGGGAAGCTGAACGCAGGCAGCTGCAAGCAGCCCGAG AGCGGAAGCGCTTGGAGATGAAACAACGAGAAGATGCCTGGGAAGGGCGTGAGTGA
- the R3HCC1L gene encoding coiled-coil domain-containing protein R3HCC1L isoform X3, whose amino-acid sequence MPLGRFVGAVNGIRQSKETERDGTRRRLRIRRSYTPTDYISQHSSPWRGGARRGRAEAAKAEATEPARPCRAPDLGSTMQPDTERTRIRPKKPDKALYVPRALRETAGSKTSTSLATRHGSEGSLSCSSGKEITKGCEGKPSPRAGRGLFHEDRDGVDAPREPRGTSSQGGSYSNAFCTRPKARKESHQKAESHRLPASSSFLATTPSALPSRHAESCTALSHTNLLWRMAELQLQPRRNEVDCSWEQQHMCPSAEQDAFSLQRTPHTGVSKQAGTLLTDQLSPHRPHPAGLQEPRFDYYNYTPADLDLSDSELPHIIEIYDFPAEFRTEDLLRVFCIYQKKGFDIKWVDDTHALGIFSSPITARDALSTKHLMVKTRPLSQATRAAKTKARAFSEFLQPAKERPETSAALARRLVTGALGVRSNQSKAEREAERRQLQAARERKRLEMKQREDAWEGRE is encoded by the exons ATGCCACTGGGTCGTTTCGTGGGCGCTGTGAACGGCATCCGCCAAAGCAAAGAGACAGAACGCGATGGAACGAGAAGACGCTTGCGGATCAGGCGCTCCTACACCCCTacggactacatttcccagcattccTCGCCATGGAGGGGCGGGGCCAGACGGGGGCGGGCGGAAGCGGCGAAGGCGGAAGCAACAGAGCCAGCACGACCCTGCCGTGCGCCCG ATCTTGGCAGCACTATGCAGCCAGATACGGAGAGGACTCGGATACGGCCCAAGAAGCCAGACAAGGCCCTGTACGTCCCCAGAGCTCTACGTGAGACGGCCGGCTCAAAAACCAGCACCTCATTAGCCACCAGACACGGGAGCGAGGGGAGCCTCTCCTGCTCCTCAGGGAAGGAGATCACCAAAGGATGTGAGGGAAAGCCGAGTCCCAGAGCTGGGAGAGGCCTGTTTCACGAGGACCGGGATGGAGTGGATGCACCCAGAGAACCAAGAGGAACCTCATCCCAAGGAGGAAGCTATAGCAATGCCTTCTGCACAAGGCCAAAGGCTCGGAAAGAGTCCCACCAGAAGGCTGAGTCACACAGACTGCCCGCTTCCTCCAGCTTCCTAGCCACAACTCCCTCTGCACTGCCCAGCCGTCATGCAGAGTCCTGCACTGCCCTCTCTCATACTAATCTATTGTGGAGGATGGCCGAACTCCAGCTTCAGCCAAGGCGTAATGAGGTAGACTGCTCTTGGGAGCAGCAGCACATGTGTCCGTCAGCAGAGCAGGATGCTTTCTCTTTGCAAAGGACTCCCCACACTGGCGTGAGCAAGCAGGCAGGAACACTCCTCACAGACCAG cTTTCTCCCCACAGACCACACCCTGCGGGGCTACAGGAGCCACGCTTTGACTACTACAACTACACCCCGGCTGACTTGGACTTGAGTGACTCTGAGCTGCCCCACATCATTGAGATCTACGACTTCCCAGCGGAGTTTCGCACCGAGGACCTTCTGCGCGTCTTCTGCATCTACCA GAAGAAAGGCTTTGACATTAAATGGGTGGATGACACACACGCCCTGGGGATCTTCTCCAGCCCCATCACAG CCCGAGATGCTCTCAGCACCAAGCACCTGATGGTGAAAACCCGTCCGCTGTCCCAGGCCACGCGAGCTGCAAAGACCAAGGCCCGAGCCTTTTCTG AATTCCTGCAGCCAGCCAAAGAGCGCCCCGAGACCTCAGCCGCTCTGGCCAGGAGACTGGTGACAGGCGCCCTGGGTGTGCGGAGCAACCAAAGCAAGGCCGAGCGGGAAGCTGAACGCAGGCAGCTGCAAGCAGCCCGAG AGCGGAAGCGCTTGGAGATGAAACAACGAGAAGATGCCTGGGAAGGGCGTGAGTGA
- the R3HCC1L gene encoding coiled-coil domain-containing protein R3HCC1L isoform X2, which yields MQPDTERTRIRPKKPDKALYVPRALRETAGSKTSTSLATRHGSEGSLSCSSGKEITKGCEGKPSPRAGRGLFHEDRDGVDAPREPRGTSSQGGSYSNAFCTRPKARKESHQKAESHRLPASSSFLATTPSALPSRHAESCTALSHTNLLWRMAELQLQPRRNEVDCSWEQQHMCPSAEQDAFSLQRTPHTGVSKQAGTLLTDQVGLSEGSVQTSSSERLSDEGEVGDGGLLASRESTMAPTSQGDSEPAGISEGDVSGSLAEGVPGGPGAHEDCLSACTGEGVSDPTDAGKGNTLVCPETVEPGGREGTNKSNSNQTEMSDGSMLDYTANKVPDQTEPKEGSGIKDANGSVAAQPEANEQSTLEHGEENESSIPSHAVEHMSDQIGVSFDNVSGNRDESPLIEAGGSGVAAGCNCSDSDYGTRDCHPSCVSEDEVGQGCGREHEEGGSISHHTCRCKGDVSGAEAAPATGEAMLGMGEQSAEGREAAGQSLGCASKKAACSAERVMEGARALSGDASVQKPSHGDVGMRWWHPSEAKAGEEAGWSEEPAGTSIDPATGNEDDGVADESWDALFNDDGDCLDPHLLAGLSPHRPHPAGLQEPRFDYYNYTPADLDLSDSELPHIIEIYDFPAEFRTEDLLRVFCIYQKKGFDIKWVDDTHALGIFSSPITARDALSTKHLMVKTRPLSQATRAAKTKARAFSEFLQPAKERPETSAALARRLVTGALGVRSNQSKAEREAERRQLQAARERKRLEMKQREDAWEGRE from the exons ATGCAGCCAGATACGGAGAGGACTCGGATACGGCCCAAGAAGCCAGACAAGGCCCTGTACGTCCCCAGAGCTCTACGTGAGACGGCCGGCTCAAAAACCAGCACCTCATTAGCCACCAGACACGGGAGCGAGGGGAGCCTCTCCTGCTCCTCAGGGAAGGAGATCACCAAAGGATGTGAGGGAAAGCCGAGTCCCAGAGCTGGGAGAGGCCTGTTTCACGAGGACCGGGATGGAGTGGATGCACCCAGAGAACCAAGAGGAACCTCATCCCAAGGAGGAAGCTATAGCAATGCCTTCTGCACAAGGCCAAAGGCTCGGAAAGAGTCCCACCAGAAGGCTGAGTCACACAGACTGCCCGCTTCCTCCAGCTTCCTAGCCACAACTCCCTCTGCACTGCCCAGCCGTCATGCAGAGTCCTGCACTGCCCTCTCTCATACTAATCTATTGTGGAGGATGGCCGAACTCCAGCTTCAGCCAAGGCGTAATGAGGTAGACTGCTCTTGGGAGCAGCAGCACATGTGTCCGTCAGCAGAGCAGGATGCTTTCTCTTTGCAAAGGACTCCCCACACTGGCGTGAGCAAGCAGGCAGGAACACTCCTCACAGACCAGGTAGGGCTGAGTGAAGGGAGTGTGCAGACATCCAGCAGCGAGAGGCTCTCGGATGAGGGAGAGGTGGGTGACGGTGGCCTGTTGGCCAGCAGGGAAAGCACCATGGCTCCCACGAGCCAAGGTGACTCAGAACCAGCTGGAATAAGTGAGGGCGATGTGTCTGGAAGTTTAGCTGAGGGGGTTCCAGGTGGCCCAGGGGCACATGAGGATTGCCTCTCAGCATGTACAGGCGAGGGAGTGTCTGATCCAACAGATGCAGGCAAGGGAAACACGTTGGTTTGCCCTGAGACAGTTGAGCCTGGTGGACGTGAAGGCACCAATAAGAGCAACTCCAATCAGACAGAGATGAGTGACGGTAGCATGTTGGACTATACGGCCAATAAAGTTCCAGATCAGACAGAACCAAAGGAAGGCAGTGGCATCAAAGATGCAAACGGGAGCGTCGCTGCTCAGCCAGAAGCCAACGAGCAGAGCACACTAGAGCATGGCGAGGAGAATGAGAGTAGCATTCCCAGTCATGCAGTTGAACACATGTCTGATCAGATTGGAGTGAGCTTTGATAATGTGTCTGGAAACAGGGATGAGAGCCCTTTAATTGAGGCAGGTGGTTCAGGGGTGGCTGCAGGCTGTAACTGTTCAGATAGTGACTACGGGACAAGGGATTGTCACCCCAGTTGTGTCTCGGAGGATGAAGTGGGGCAAGGGTGTGGCAGGGAACACGAGGAGGGAGGCAGCATTTCCCATCACACCTGTCGGTGCAAAGGCGATGTCTCTGGGGCTGAGGCTGCGCCGGCAACAGGAGAAGCGATGTTGGGCATGGGAGAGCAAAGCGCTGAAGGAAGGGAGGCTGCTGGCCAGTCACTGGGATGTGCCTCAAAGAAGGCGGCGTGCAGCGCAGAGAGAGTCATGGAGGGAGCAAGAGCTCTCTCAGGGGACGCCTCAgtgcaaaagccaagccatggggATGTGGGCATGAGGTGGTGGCATCCGTCTGAAGCCAAGGCAGGCGAAGAAGCTGGATGGAGCGAGGAGCCTGCTGGAACCAGCATTGATCCGGCAACCGGCAATGAAGATGACGGCGTGGCAGATGAGAGCTGGGATGCTCTGTTTAATGACGATGGTGACTGCCTGGATCCGCATTTACTGGCGGGG cTTTCTCCCCACAGACCACACCCTGCGGGGCTACAGGAGCCACGCTTTGACTACTACAACTACACCCCGGCTGACTTGGACTTGAGTGACTCTGAGCTGCCCCACATCATTGAGATCTACGACTTCCCAGCGGAGTTTCGCACCGAGGACCTTCTGCGCGTCTTCTGCATCTACCA GAAGAAAGGCTTTGACATTAAATGGGTGGATGACACACACGCCCTGGGGATCTTCTCCAGCCCCATCACAG CCCGAGATGCTCTCAGCACCAAGCACCTGATGGTGAAAACCCGTCCGCTGTCCCAGGCCACGCGAGCTGCAAAGACCAAGGCCCGAGCCTTTTCTG AATTCCTGCAGCCAGCCAAAGAGCGCCCCGAGACCTCAGCCGCTCTGGCCAGGAGACTGGTGACAGGCGCCCTGGGTGTGCGGAGCAACCAAAGCAAGGCCGAGCGGGAAGCTGAACGCAGGCAGCTGCAAGCAGCCCGAG AGCGGAAGCGCTTGGAGATGAAACAACGAGAAGATGCCTGGGAAGGGCGTGAGTGA